The following is a genomic window from Candidatus Poribacteria bacterium.
GCAGGCAGCGCGAAAACCCACCTCTCCGACGAGCTAGGCCTGATAAAGCTCAGTTTGCCCACAGTTGTGAGGGGACGTAACTTCGAGATCAGATATCCGACCGGCTCGATATGGCTGCAGATCCCCTTTAATTCAGATCTAGGTCCTTTTTTCATGCAGGTATCCTTCGAAAAAGTGTAAGGAGGTGGGGAAATGAAGGTTTTGGTGGTGGATGATTCTCTGACCATGCGAAGGATAATCAGGAATCTGCTTCTGAAAATCGGGTATGAAGAGGTGGTAGAGGCCCAGGATGGGATGGAGGCCCTAGAGGTCCTGGCGCATGACGGAAACATAGGATTGATCCTGACGGATTGGAACATGCCCAGGATGACGGGGATAGACTTCGTCAAATCGGTGAGGAAGGATAAACGGTTCAGCGGGATACCGATAA
Proteins encoded in this region:
- a CDS encoding response regulator, encoding MKVLVVDDSLTMRRIIRNLLLKIGYEEVVEAQDGMEALEVLAHDGNIGLILTDWNMPRMTGIDFVKSVRKDKRFSGIPIIMITTNTSKMEIIQAIAAGVNNYIAKPFTPEIIREKIEQTLKKVKEAS